The Longimicrobium sp. genome has a window encoding:
- a CDS encoding CCA tRNA nucleotidyltransferase: MTGSDQDSPRADVHAPDDVLRITRRLQDAGFQTWAVGGAVRDALSGGHPGDWDLTTAARPGDVQRLFRRTVPVGVAHGTVGVVGRDGRLYEVTTFRRDVETDGRHARVIFAQTVDEDLRRRDFTINAVAWHPLTHEVRDPHGGVPDLRAGLLRTVGEAEERFREDRLRVLRALRFAGRFGLTIEDGTWAAAQAAAPELVHLSAERVREELLKVLRQVRPPSVSLTLYQQCGVLRHLYPELEACVGVEDGKADVWTHLLRVVDQVPAHRTTLRVAALLHDAGKPRTRTDAGFPDHAAAGAATAHALMRRLKFSNAEIDRTVHLIAQHSDFPTPEASAPELRRWLRRVGQEYVPDLFRLRIADLRARGDGDPRLDETNRLWKRVRRELQQQAPLDIGGLAIGGGELRGLGLPPGPLYGEILRDLLERVTDDPSLNDRETLTRMVRERISSREG; this comes from the coding sequence GTGACCGGATCCGATCAGGATTCGCCACGCGCGGACGTGCATGCGCCCGACGACGTCCTCCGCATCACGCGGCGCCTGCAGGATGCCGGGTTCCAGACCTGGGCCGTGGGCGGTGCCGTGCGCGATGCCCTGTCCGGCGGCCACCCGGGAGACTGGGACCTCACCACCGCCGCGCGCCCGGGCGACGTGCAGCGCCTCTTCCGGCGCACGGTTCCCGTGGGGGTCGCGCACGGCACCGTGGGCGTGGTGGGGCGCGACGGGCGCCTGTACGAGGTGACCACCTTTCGCCGCGACGTCGAAACCGACGGGCGGCACGCACGCGTGATCTTCGCGCAGACGGTGGACGAAGACCTGCGGCGGCGCGACTTCACCATCAACGCCGTCGCCTGGCACCCGCTCACGCACGAGGTGCGCGATCCGCACGGCGGCGTGCCCGACCTTCGCGCCGGCCTGCTGCGCACCGTCGGCGAGGCGGAGGAGCGCTTTCGCGAAGACCGCCTGCGCGTGCTACGCGCCCTGCGCTTCGCCGGCCGCTTCGGGCTGACGATCGAGGACGGCACCTGGGCCGCCGCGCAGGCCGCGGCGCCGGAGCTGGTGCACCTCTCCGCCGAGCGCGTGCGCGAAGAGCTGCTCAAGGTGCTGCGGCAGGTGCGGCCCCCGTCCGTGTCGCTGACGCTGTACCAGCAATGCGGCGTCCTGCGGCACCTGTATCCCGAACTGGAAGCTTGCGTCGGCGTTGAGGATGGGAAGGCCGACGTGTGGACGCACCTGCTCCGGGTCGTCGACCAGGTGCCCGCGCATCGCACCACCCTGCGCGTCGCCGCGCTGCTGCACGATGCGGGAAAGCCGCGGACGCGCACCGACGCCGGTTTTCCCGACCACGCCGCGGCCGGCGCAGCAACGGCGCACGCGCTGATGCGCCGCCTGAAGTTCTCCAACGCAGAGATCGACCGAACGGTGCACCTGATAGCGCAGCACTCCGATTTTCCAACGCCCGAAGCCTCTGCTCCTGAGCTGCGGCGCTGGCTGCGGCGCGTGGGGCAGGAGTATGTGCCCGACCTCTTCCGCCTGCGCATCGCCGACCTGCGGGCGCGAGGGGACGGCGATCCGCGGCTGGACGAGACCAACCGCCTGTGGAAGCGCGTTCGGCGCGAGCTGCAACAGCAGGCTCCGCTGGATATCGGCGGCCTGGCGATCGGCGGGGGCGAGCTTCGCGGCCTTGGACTGCCGCCGGGCCCGCTCTACGGCGAGATCCTGCGCGACCTGCTGGAGCGCGTCACCGACGACCCGTCGCTCAACGACCGCGAAACGCTGACGCGGATGGTCCGTGAACGCATCTCGTCGCGCGAGGGGTGA
- a CDS encoding DinB family protein has product MTKPEAWMRGPVEGVHPLLMPAAHALIGVAEDMEAAAEGLSTEELWANPGGAASVGFHLAHAAGSLDRLLTYARGEALSEEQFAYLRAEQDPGDPPRTAADLVGAVHAAVDRALAQIRATSPDALLEFRGVGRQQLPSNVLGLLFHAAEHTQRHTGQVITTSKIVRGLGGR; this is encoded by the coding sequence ATGACCAAGCCTGAAGCCTGGATGCGGGGTCCCGTCGAGGGCGTCCATCCGCTGCTGATGCCTGCTGCCCACGCGCTGATCGGCGTGGCCGAGGACATGGAGGCGGCCGCGGAAGGGTTGTCGACCGAGGAGCTGTGGGCCAACCCCGGCGGGGCTGCGTCCGTCGGCTTTCACCTGGCGCACGCGGCGGGCAGCCTGGACCGGCTGCTCACCTACGCCCGAGGCGAGGCGCTGAGCGAGGAGCAGTTCGCGTATCTGCGCGCCGAGCAGGACCCGGGCGACCCGCCCCGCACGGCCGCGGACCTGGTCGGCGCGGTGCACGCCGCGGTGGACCGGGCCCTGGCCCAGATCCGCGCCACCTCGCCCGACGCGCTGCTGGAGTTCCGAGGCGTCGGCCGGCAGCAGCTTCCGAGCAACGTTCTGGGCCTGCTGTTCCACGCCGCGGAGCACACGCAACGCCACACCGGCCAGGTAATCACGACGAGCAAGATCGTGCGGGGGCTGGGCGGGCGCTGA